The genomic region CACAAATTTGTAGTATGATAAGTGGGCTTCTAAATCccaaaatatgttaaaatcaCTAAACATTCTTATCAAATAGAGCAGCAACTCATAGTTCACAGTAACTCTGATAAGAACTCAAATGCCAGAAACCAATTTTTTTGCTAAGCAAGCACATGCTAAATTTTCTTAGAGGTAGTTAGTTTCAACGTTTGTCTGCCTTGTAGTAGCAGTAGCACATACcaaggaaaaatcaaacaataaacttaaataacgATTTGATTCCAAGTTCAATAATTGAGCTGGTAAAGCAACAAAAATCCACTTACAATAacatgaaaaaggaaaaacccaCGAAAAATATAATCATGAAACAAGCATACAAATCAGCAGAGTCACCATAGCAAAAACCCTAACCTTGAAAACGCTTTCAATCAATTAACGAATTCTAGCGATTGCGTTCAGCGGGTAATGGACGATTAAACCCGCCTCTTCGATTCATATACTGCCTGGGCTGCCGCTTAGTCACAGCCCTAACTCCACTGATATCAGCACCAGGAACATGTTTTCCTTTCGTGGAATCAAAATCAACTGGAATCCCCAACTTCTTCATCATCTCCATCTCATCCTCCTCTCCTCCATCTCCGTTCTCGTTCTCGTTActgttattttctttcttttgctgCTGCTCTTTCGCTATCTCGTCCACAAAATCCGACACCGCCTTTTGCCTATCCTTCTCTTTGTCCCTCTCCTCGCTTTCGTGGCGGTGCCGTTTCCTTGGCGGCTCCGCCGATGGGGTTCGGTGCCGGTGCCGGTGGTGACGGTGGGAGGAGCGTTCCGGGGAGCGCGTGTGAGAACGGGAGCGTGAACGATATCGGTTGCGGTCGGGAGAACGTGTTCGAGAGCGCGTGTGACGAGATCGGGTGCGCTCCGGTGTGCGGGATCTCTTGCTGCGTGTCCGTTCTCGGTCTCGGTCTCGCTCGCGGTCTTCTCTGTCGCGTCGGCGTTCTCTTTCACGGTCCCGGTCGCGGTCGCGCTCACGTTCTCGGTCCCTATCGCGAGGCCAGTCGCGGTCTGACATTGTGGTGGATAGCTGTGGACGACGGAAGGGATAGCGTCCTGTAATTCCCGTTTGGATGAAAGGGAATCTGGACTTTGGGAACTGCGATTTTATGTATTTTGGTAGAGGTAAACTCTTGTGGTTTTTGCATGAACTTTTCTGGAATATATGtactaattaaataaatgCTAAATAGCCAAATAAGTACCTGAATTTTACGAAAATAAATCAAGTAAGTTATTTTTTCATTGTGTTTAATTAAactcataaaattttatttttattaaataagcTTTTCTCactaattattgattaatttttattaattaacgATATAATTAACACTTTTCATGTTATGTAATTTATTATATGATAAGTTTACGtgttattttgataaaattattattgcGTGATTGATAGCATGATATTAAATGTTGTTgaataaaaatgaatcttttctttttttatccaatcatatgttataaaatgattaggttagtgatttaaaaaaagGTAACCTAATTATTCTATCGATTCTATAGAACCCAACATTTTTTATAAGGATATAATGGTAACATCCTTTGGTGAGTTTAGGAAACGTTTTTTCAATccaatattcttaaaatttatCCCTTGGataacttaatttttacaagCCATTAGTTTATATGAAAGTAAAGAGGATGAGAGTAACCAAAAAGGTGCATTCTATGAGAAAAGGCGCATTTTGCAATGCAAGCATCGATACCTTTGAAAGAGGGATCGATACTTGACATTCAATGTACTTGAAAAAtgcattttgttttaaaagtattaatataTGTGAGGGAGGTATCGATACTTGATATCCAGAATGCATTTGTTtaaaaagtatcaataccttAAACCCAAAAACCTCAATAAAACCATTTTGCCttaaaagtattgatacttgaGCCTTACGTATTGATAGTTACAcacattttatgaaaaataaaggcaaaaaagacaattttttgaaatccttaaaacctttattcttttttcaagCCTCTCAcctcttttctccctttctcACACCTCTTTGCCTTTATTCTCTCTTAACTCATTCTCACCTCTTTTCCATATTTTCTCACCAATCAAACATGGATTTCAACTTGGATTTTGCTATCTAAATGTTCTATGGGTAAGATTTCAGCTCGACTACTTTTAAAATCCATGGGTTTCAATCTCAACTTTGCCTCTCTTTCTAAAACTCTATTtctcactctaaaatgttaGGTCCTTGTTGGGTTTTAGATCTAGGAAGAGGTTGATAAGGGTTTGGTTGAAAAATAAGAgtattatgtattttatgaaagcTATGAGATCAACAaaaattgttgatttttatTGATGTTGTTGGAGCTTTTAGATTTTACACGTAGCAAAGTCTTGGTAGACTAGTAACTAGTGTCAAAAAGCTAGCTTATGTTTGTGAGTGGATTTGCATTCAAACTATTTTGATGGTTAAAGTATAATCACACAACTACCTTTTAAAGGTTAAGTTATAACCACACTCAATTTACAATGATGAGGAATAAACAAGCTAGAATGCCTCTTTAAAGCTGATATTCTTAGTGGGTACAAGGAATTTCAAGAGTAATAAATGAAAGATAAGGAAACATTGAGGTCTACAATAAATACAAGTGAAGACTTGATTattgagagagaaaataagaatttGATGTTTAAACGTTGCTCTCGTAATGATTTGTTGTTTTGAGTCTTATTGCTTCCTAAATGTGCTTGGGAGTTTCAATTTATAGTTATAGAGCTTTTCGGAGCCATTAGGGTTCATTAAATGTAGAAACTAATCGTTGGAACCCTCAAAGCAAACTCTAGATCAATCCCTGTAACGAGCGATCGATTCCCCTGTtgcataaaatttgaaattatgaatAAGGGATCGACCATTACTAAGGGGGGATCGATCCTTGGCAAGTAGAGAGGAATTTTTTGCTCTTGACTTAAAAAGGATCAATTCCTTAGAGGAAAGGATTGATCTTTTTACATGCATGGATTGTTCAAAAGCTCTTTGGACAAAAAATAGggattttttaaagaaaatgattgATCCCTGACATGCAAGAAATGTTTAAAACCATTTTGTTCAAAAAGGATTGATCCTTAGGACTATTGGGAATTTGAAACATGCTAAGGTGGATCATACGTAGtgtaatattaaaaaaatttcatcatttaatGGAACacttaaattaaaactaatctaGAAAAACCATACGAGAAAGATTTTGGCATATACTTGAAAGTTTGATGTCTACTTTCCTTTGGTGAAgatctttttggttttttctcttcttgtacATCAACTAGGACTTATCAAACCATAGTAGCATAATTGTCCtacctctaatggtgatccacacaGTGATTTGCATAAATCTCTTCACTAAAAATGTGTGAATCCTATTAAGATTGTTAACTCCTTGAATAAAGTAACAAAAATATCCAAAAGGGGGTGAAATGGATTTTAAAAACTTTGGGAAGTGTAAAACAATTTGCTATAGTCGACTATAATGAATCTCTAGTCGACTATGGTTGTAGTTCTTTTAATAAAGTaactttaatgttttttaaaCAAACTCGTGGTCAACTATAAAAACTTAAGGATCGATCCTAGACAAGAGAACTCATTTTTGAAAACTTGTAAGAGGAAATTTAACAATCACctttgtcaaaccctgttctgtaaaataattacgacgtcatttacatgcttaatagaatgtttgcatatttaggaagtttgaggaatcgttaaaagacgatattacccctaatggtatcaaTAAGTCGATTAATTCTAGAACTaattcaaataagaattttaaggttaaattaagagtttcacaattCAGGGATGACtgaaaatggtaattcagagttcgaggatcaatttggagtcaaaccggaattttcactatctaggggtaaaatgatcatttgccactagaggataaaatgaaaatttttagaaaagatgtttttggtccatttgacttattggagtatgatttgaggtttagaagtgaaaaagtttaattctggtgatttctggagcgtaggggcaaaatcgtaatttttccaatcgcggacaaaatttgagattttgagagaatttagatcacatttgacaaattggagaatggtatgagtataagggatgaaaaatatgtctatgggcaatttttcagtttttggggtaaaaatgtaatttttcactttacgggNNNNNNNNNNNNNNNNNNNNNNNNNNNNNNNNNNNNNNNNNNNNNNNNNNNNNNNNNNNNNNNNNNNNNNNNNNNNNNNNNNNNNNNNNNNNNNNNNNNNNNNNNNNNNNNNNNNNNNNNNNNNNNNNNNNNNNNNNNNNNNNNNNNNNNNNNNNNNNNNNNNNNNNNNNNNNNNNNNNNNNNNNNNNNNNNNNNNNNNNNNNNNNNNNNNNNNNNNNNNNNNNNNNNNNNNNNNNNNNNNNNNNNNNNNNNNNNNNNNNNNNNNNNNNNNNNNNNNNNNNNNNNNNNNNNNNNNNNNNNNNNNNNNNNNNNNNNNNNNNNNNNNNNNNNNNNNNNNNNNNNNNNNNNNNNNNNNNNNNNNNNNNNNNNNNNNNNNNNNNNNNNNNNNNNNNNNNNNNNNNNNNNNNNNNNNNNNNNNNNNNNNNNNNNNNNNNNNNNNNNNNNNNNNNNNNNNNNNNNNNNNNNNNNNNNNNNNNNNNNNNNNNNNNNNNNNNNNNNNNNNNNNNNNNNNNNNNNNNNNNNNNNNNNNNNNNNNNNNNNNNNNNNNNNNNNNNNNNNNNNNNNNNNNNNNNNNNNNNNNNNNNNNNNNNNNNNNNNNNNNNNNNNNNNNNNNNNNNNNNNNNNNNNNNNNNNNNNNNNNNNNNNNNNNNNNNNNNNNNNNNNNNNNNNNNNNNNNNNNNNNNNNNNNNNNNNNNNNNNNNNNNNNNNNNNNNNNNNNNNNNNNNNNNNNNNNNNNNNNNNNNNNNNNNNNNNNNNNNNNNNNNNNNNNNNNNNNNNNNNNNNNNNNNNNNNNNNNNNNNNNNNNNNNNNNNNNNNNNNNNNNNNNNNNNNNNNNNNNNNNNNNNNNNNNNNNNNNNNNNNNNNNNNNNNNNNNNNNNNNNNNNNNNNNNNNNNNNNNNNNNNNNNNNNNNNNNNNNNNNNNNNNNNNNNNNNNNNNNNNNNNNNNNNNNNNNNNNNNNNNNNNNNNNNNNNNNNNNNNNNNNNNNNNNNNNNNNNNNNNNNNNNNNNNNNNNNNNNNNNNNNNNNNNNNNNNNNNNNNNNNNNNNNNNNNNNNNNNNNNNNNNNNNNNNNNNNNNNNNNNNNNNNNNNNNNNNNNNNNNNNNNNNNNNNNNNNNNNNNNNNNNNNNNNNNNNNNNNNNNNNNNNNNNNNNNNNNNNNNNNNNNNNNNNNNNNNNNNNNNNNNNNNNNNNNNNNNNNNNNNNNNNNNNNNNNNNNNNNNNNNNNNNNNNNNNNNNNNNNNNNNNNNNNNNNNNNNNNNNNNNNNNNNNNNNNNNNNNNNNNNNNNNNNNNNNNNNNNNNNNNNNNNNNNNNNNNNNNNNNNNNNNNNNNNNNNNNNNNNNNNNNNNNNNNNNNNNNNNNNNNNNNNNNNNNNNNNNNNNNNNNNNNNNNNNNNNNNNNNNNNNNNNNNNNNNNNNNNNNNNNNNNNNNNNNNNNNNNNNNNNNNNNNNNNNNNNNNNNNNNNNNNNNNNNNNNNNNNNNNNNNNNNNNNNNNNNNNNNNNNNNNNNNNNNNNNNNNNNNNNNNNNNNNNNNNNNNNNNNNNNNNNNNNNNNNNNNNNNNNNNNNNNNNNNNNNNNNNNNNNNNNNNNNNNNNNNNNNNNNNNNNNNNNNNNNNNNNNNNNNNNNNNNNNNNNNNNNNNNNNNNNNNNNNNNNNNNNNNNNNNNNNNNNNNNNNNNNNNNNNNNNNNNNNNNNNNNNNNNNNNNNNNNNNNNNNNNNNNNNNNNNNNNNNNNNNNNNNNNNNNNNNNNNNNNNNNNNNNNNNNNNNNNNNNNNNNNNNNNNNNNNNNNNNNNNNNNNNNNNNNNNNNNNNNNNNNNNNNNNNNNNNNNNNNNNNNNNNNNNNNNNNNNNNNNNNNNNNNNNNNNNNNNNNNNNNTCActgtaaataaaatttcatactttaattatctttattactatatgaataaatttattttactcttacgctacaaaagttattttagaaagattttgaaaatattgtgttttaagaaaatagaatattttattaatacttttgttatattcaaatagctataattttactttaaacgaatgttttagacttcaaaatttaatttaaatcatgaaatatgtgtttccacttacatattacatttttacggatttcgaaattaaaaaaaaaattgacgaaaatgcccttgtgagctagaaaataatattttattgttttaagttggaaacaacttatgatttcttgaaatgcgagatttaataactgtcgctcaccggggagatgcggaagttgatgctaagccttgcggggtttcgatcgacattcggggtaatgagtgcttattgggacgtcgcggcgattgtcacgggcccgatgggagtttcagGTCGTGACAACTTTGGTATACATGTAAGTTTTAATCAAGGCTATTTAATCAAACATAGGCAAATGATCACtttcaaatgtttaaaaacatTCTTCAAATGTAAATCAAATAAAGGCAACTTAGAGAaaaacatttcaagaaatcttTTCAATAAGTGATAGACAAAAGATAATGGTTTGAAAAGATTTAACAAAGAGACAAATCAACATGTGAAGAAtataaatcaaaatgaaagcaatttatgaaatgggttttcttgaaatgaaatgcaacaaatcaaagcaaaaataaaaatgaagacACAAGAATTTTATAAAGGGTCAACTTTCTCAAATGCCTACATCCTTTCCCTTGGAACACTAAGGAATTTCAAATCCACTAAGAGAAATGAGCTTTTTACGGGATCAAGTGAAACCATCACAATAACCTTCTACAAGATCAAGCGAAACCCTCACAATGTTTTTTACTAGATCAAGCAAAACCCTCACAATGGCTTTTCATGGAAGTAACCATAACCCTCACAAAGCTTTTTACTAGGATCAAGCAAAACTCATGGTTTTCACCAGGTTCAACCACAAACTCATGTTTTTTAATGGGTTCAACCATAAACCCacactaacttttcaaggatGAGTTAGAACATTTACAAAGAATAGCAAGTGTGCCTCTAGGAGGTGGATTTTGCTAGTTTGGTACAATGGAGGAATAATGTCTAACATTGGATATGAAGATATGATATAAAGACAGGAGTGAAAGCATAAAgaaattttagcttaagaAGGCTTGGTTTcgcttattttcttttaagacTTTGATATTTAAGAGTttggcctttttttttccttaacttGAAATGCTTCCAAATGTTCTTTTTTATAGTTGAAAGTGTCTTGGAGCCATTGGAGGTGATTAAAGCAAGAAACTAGCTATTTTCCTTGTAAATTTTGTGTCTAACGATCATCTATAGTTAAGTATAGTAGTTTTCTAGTAGATCCATTTTTAGAAAGCTTGTATTTTTGAGGTCTGGCTTAGTGTAGTCGACTATGGCTTCttaattcttcaaattttgcAAGTGTTCTACCTCAAGGTCGACTATAGAGCTTATGGGGTCGACTATGGCTATCTCTTTTTAAGTTTCTTTGTTCGTTTTCACCCATTCTTCCATAAGATCGACTTGCTTTACTCTAGGGTCGATGGGAGCTTtgtttcttcaaattttcttaacaTTTTGACACTTAACTTCAACTATTTCTTCGTTGCTTCTTCCTTTTGATTAAGTGTGGAGTGATGATTGGGTTTCTTGACTTGAAGCAAGCTTGGTGTAATGTAGATTGATGatctttaagtgatttaaGATAAACTCCATCACTTAAGAACCTATCTTGTAACTTCAACATCCTAAAGGTAAATGTTAGAGGGATCATAAATAGAACTCTTTTAAGCAAATTTAACACTCATATAATTAAGTCATTTAAGCTTGTAGACATTTGTAGAACAAGTGTGTGGTAATTCAATAGCTTTAAAAATTCACACAACTAAACAATAAGCTTGTAATAATGTAAGAATAAATGTATGAGAgctaaatcatttcaagaatttgtcaaagatcattaaaataatgttcaagcataTTGATCAtattgtcataatcaaaactataatcatTTAAAGCTAATAAATCCATTAGCCAaagtttgtgctagcaaaTTGACACATCCCATATTTTGGAGGGATCGTGATTGGCACTAAGACCTATATGGGTATGGCTCACTAGACCTTAGTAAGCTTCTTTCATCATTCTATCATCAATCAATCACATTTGGGTCATTTGCCATCATTATCTTTTATACATAAAGAAttcatcatcataaacataaCATTTATACATAGGCGTAACAAATAATTATGGACTTCTCAACATAACTATGTGTGTGTATTTGCCATTCAAATAAGTGTACCCAAtacatttcatataaaatttgTAAGTTTTCACCCCAAGTACTCATAAAACCTCAAGCCATCATCCATAACTTTACATCAATTCATATAAGTAGCTTGCCATCCATTGGCTTATCATTCAAACATAAACATGtatttatgaacaaaaacataaaGACCGACTCGTCAAGCGAAATATGACCCGACTCCTTGAGCTTTAGAAGGCTATTATGTCACCTACCAAAGGAAGAATAGACCACGTTTCTGTGACATTGGTGCTTGACAGTTATCATTAATCTGCAACAAAAATGGTCAAAACTAACATATGAGTCATAAAGACTTTATGAATTGATATGAGAAGGGTACTAGTAAAGGGGTTAGAGCTTTTACATAATTAGAACATTTATATAACCATGCATGTGTGATCTTTCAAATACATATAATGAACTTGTAAGAGCATAGTCATGCTTTCAAACAAGTTTCATAAATTCCTTGGAAGTATCAACCaaacatttaaaattaatatcatGTTCAACAATGTGGGAAAATACATTTCATACCTTTGAAGTCTCATAATTCTTAAAATGCAATTTGGGAATAAAACCGTTAAATGGCATCTAAAAAGGCTAACTCATGAACTCATATTTCAACTAAGGTATCGAGACATACCTTCTAAAACTTGACAACCATACACATGAACTCAAGAATTCAGACTCATATGATTAGCTTACCTATTACCTTTTTCTCATAGTAGTCTAAGAAACCTTGTTTTTacatttctatgcattacacATTGTCGTAACATATGGGTTTGGGAATCTGACCTCTAGATGGGGAATGTGTAATATGTCTACATGTAGACATATTACTCGTGCACATAATATGTCTAcatgccatgacatttaacGAAGCAATGATGATGCGTGACGTGCctataaatttcaatatttgtttctctttattctctatattcattattattaCAAGTTTACtatctttgaaaattttattattactatttatttatttatcatgaatatcattattttatataatcctatatttttaaaactatatatatattttatctattccttattgtatttttttatatttttgttgattagtaattaagttaatatgtttttcatttacTTAGAATTACAAACATTGggattcaaaattaaaacccTCCCATTGTATTGGTGGGGTTTTAATTGAAATCtttagcctagaaaagttCATTCGAAACTGCGATTTCTCATGTTCCGAATGAACATTCCATCATTAGTGCAACTTATATATTATTCCTGTGATTAATATTATGACATCTTCTCAACAAAACCTGTATGCCTTTTTATCTATTAATAGTGACtataaacatttattttatttttagtattatttctttaccttattatttttagtatttagtTACAAATGTTTACTTGTTTAcctatatctatttttttgcCTTATTGccattcatatatatatatattataattaatctaTCCCTTTTAAGAATAAATgtcttttctatctttttactatttcttatttttatgaccaaataaattctattttcttgtgactaaatacatttatattttttttatgttttgtatctatttaaatatattcttttataactaaaaacttttcatctttcatttatttgaatcttattttttactaCAGAATATTTACTTAATTCTCTTCATatatctcttttttcttttacctaAGTTTAAACATACATTTTCTtcttatacatatattttatttaactaaaCCTATTTTTTTATAGCTAAGGATTTATctagttttttatttacacttttctgttttttacttttatttttctactcTTAAACATCatgtaatttttcataattttcttttatcttacttaagctaatcaaattctttaaataacatatttttagcTAAATAAGTGGGCAAGCCCTAATAAATCCATCCATGGCATAACCatacaaataaaaagtaaCAGGCTTTACCTTATTGGGCTAGGAAAGGCTAGTGAGAAGGAAGCTTGAACCTACTACGGTCCACCAAGCCTTAGCTTTAGAACGCCTCAAAACGGCATCATTTGACGCAACAAAGAATGGCTTTCCTGGCTGCTTAAAATGAAGTCATTTATTTCCCCTTATATTTGGTTAGAAACCCTAGGTAtaaaatctcttttttctctcctctctccctatttccctttttcttttctctctctaatagGCGGTTTCTCCTCCCTTTCTCTAAACCCAAAAGTCGAAACCTATCTTTCTTCTCTCAAACGGAACCCTAGACTATCGAAGTCTTCAACCTCCATCAATTGAAAACCCCTTAAATCCTGTGAATATCCCATTAAAGAGGCAAGAACCAAAACCCTGGGGTTTTTTCTAGTTTCAGATTTTAGGGCTTTTTgttgacttttttttaattttttcttgattttttgatTGTGGCTTTAGTTGCTGGTAAAATAAAGTTAgggttttttggttttttcattttaaggatttttgCAGGTTTTGTTAAGGTTTTTGGTTATTGGTTTTCTTGGGTGTTAGGGTTTTTTGGCTGTCACTACtagggaattttttttttaaggtttttgttGAAATCCTGCCTTTTTcttatattgaaaaattttctttttatatgtGTAAGGGATTTGTAAATCCCTTGATTTTCGGCTCTGCCAGCCATTGGATGTACTCCACAACTAGTGGAGCA from Theobroma cacao cultivar B97-61/B2 chromosome 9, Criollo_cocoa_genome_V2, whole genome shotgun sequence harbors:
- the LOC18589291 gene encoding U4/U6.U5 small nuclear ribonucleoprotein 27 kDa protein produces the protein MSDRDWPRDRDRERERDRDRDRERERRRDREDRERDRDRERTRSKRSRTPERTRSRHTRSRTRSPDRNRYRSRSRSHTRSPERSSHRHHRHRHRTPSAEPPRKRHRHESEERDKEKDRQKAVSDFVDEIAKEQQQKKENNSNENENGDGGEEDEMEMMKKLGIPVDFDSTKGKHVPGADISGVRAVTKRQPRQYMNRRGGFNRPLPAERNR